In Camelina sativa cultivar DH55 chromosome 17, Cs, whole genome shotgun sequence, the genomic stretch TATTTAGTGAAATGGTCTTAACGTTAAATTATTGTTTCAAATTAGGTTGTTATCCTATTGTGTGTGTTAGCAAGGTCCAAAACCCGATCCTCATAATATCTTTGTTATCTTCCTGAATTCCATAAAAGATGTgaactttgttttaaaaattaatagagaGAATTCTTTGCGACTAGTTTCACTTTCAGGTCGATGTAAAAGTTGGTAAATTTGTTGTGGAGTCTCCCCGGTTCGGAAACTGCCTAACTAATGTTGTTGCCTACCCAAAATCTGTAAACCCATGAACCGGTTTAGTTAATTGACAGAACATTTTGGAATCCTCAATAATGAAATATTGAGTAACTTTCTATTTAAAAGCTGAAGGAGAAGGGAATGCGCTTCTGGAGAAGGCGTTCATCGATTACAGCAAAGGAAAACCGTTCTTCAACGGTGACAACATCAGTTACCTCGACATCTTCCTCGGGAGCTTCTTGGCTTGGTTGAGAGTCACCGAGTTAGCAGCTAGCCATAAACTTCTTGATGATGAGGCCAAGACACCTTCTTTATGCAAATGGGCTGAGCTATTCTGTAACGGTCCCGCTGTAAAACCTGTCATGCCTGAGACTGCAAAGCTCGCTGAATTCGCAAAGAAGATCTTTGCCAAGTCGCAGGCCTAAGTTGCTGAtgaaatagtttttattttttatttgtgggtTGAGATCTTGCAAGAATAATTTAAGAGTGGCACTGTTTTGTAAATGGCTTTATAACCTTAGTGTGCTAGGGTTATGTTGAACGTTACgtttttataattgtatcaGGCTTGGTCcataacttttccttttcttattttgaatGACAATAAATGATACTATTtcttaagaaattaataaagaagaagatgatcatagTACTCATCTATGGTGTGAGTTCCGAATGAGGGTATAGGCATGAAAGGCGCTTGCGTTggatcaaacaaaaaacagaacttctcttctcttcccgTTCTCGTACTTCCACTGAAAAGCCATGATTAAACCCTAATCCATCAAGTTTTAGTTGCTTAGAAGGGCtatgttataaattttgaacCCAAATGAATTTGATCGGATTACTCATTTTAACACCAACATTACCAGAGCATCGTTTAAGGCTTTAAGCTTTATTGCGTTCATATTATTAAGCTTTTCgtctattttttcctttttttgcgGCCCATTTAATTTAGGGCTCCGAGTTTGGACAACGACCTGTGCTCTTGTGTCTTTAgggtttgtatatatatatatatatatatatatatatatttcaatccAATCTTTTTAGCtttgaaaaattaagaaaacccTTAAGGCCTCGAAAGCTCGAGCCGCCGAGTAAATTATGCAGGGTTTGGCGACTTTCACGGATCGTGTCTCCCTTTCATTCTTCGTTCCGAGGTTTTATTcgtctcttttgatttttattttctgcttCTTCAGTTGATTGTAATTAaggtttgcttcttcttttcgtCATTGTATGCATCAGTTGATTTTTGGTATTTCTCATCGGATttgtaatatatacatatttattcatatataatataaaggtgtttttttaaaaccaaaatagtagtatataAAAGGTGTTGCGACAAAATAATTAGGGTTCGAACTCGGTACTATATTTATATTCCCACTAGTTATGACCATACATCACTATATATCTTAAATTATTGAGAAAGGAAAAATCCTCAGTTACGTTGAATCagtctttaattaattaatacatttgtgtgttttgcaTATTTTTGCAGGAATCATCAGAGTCCATGGCTAAAGAAACACTTGAAACCAACTAGAGCGTGCGTCTCCAATGTTGTTGGTTCATTTCCAACATCAAGAATCTCAAGACAGATACAGATTGTTCCACTTCTAGGTATTAGCATATGATTATTTACTAATGTTTCGTGCTTGTTTGATAGCACCGCAAACTCTAATATCTAGAATATATGCAGCAAATCACTTTgcatcttcatcatcgtctACCCATATCTTTTTCCTTGACCGGAGAATACCAAGGCGTGTGAGAGCATCTGAAGATGAAAACTCAATCACCCCAATAGCAGCAAACAGACTGCAAAATAGGTTGTTCATGGTCTATTGCTGCCTAGGCTTCATGTGGATGGTGAAGAAAGAATTTTTGCCTCATTACTTTAGGTTTCACATGATTATGGGATTGCTTCTAGATGCATGCGAATTCGTCCCTTGGATCGTCCCTTGGATTGACAACAATGGAAAGACATTTAGGATGTATTACACGATGCTGGTGATGGGTTTTAGTTGTGCACTCATCCTTGTTGACATATTATGGTGGGCTTCCCCTAAAATCTTCTGTATTTTTTATGGTTTGGCATTGTTATTTACAGAACTTTGTAAGGTTTTAGGATTATATATATCGTGATGGTTAAGGATGTATGCTGATGATTGTGTCTAGTTGCACACACATCCTTGACTTTATTGTCAATATTGCCGGcttaagacaaaaaaatttattttttaaaaaggctatttaatatttcaaaaatcactAAAAATTATTATACCCTCTCTATTAGAACAGATATGTTTTAATATTGTACTAGTAGTTAATCCGCTATGCGTGGgttgtaaactaattttatgaaaaaagatttttaatgactgttttttttaatgaaattctGTTTTTCCATCTATACTTACAATATGATCAATATCAGGATATGCTAATTCTGAAATAGGTAGTAAGACTTATCAATGTTAGATATTTTTTCATGTAGTTAAACGGTATTTGAGACATGGTGCGTCTCTCGCTGTCACTTGCTGTGGTGCTAGACTCCCACAATTGCATGCTCAGTTCTGTTTATGTGCATGTCTCATTTTATCAAGGAACCGGGAAGACAAAGCTAGGATgtcatatatttaaaagaattaatcaaTAAAGTATATAACGAATATCAGAGGGAGTATTAAAAGTCAATTATGCACCACAACTGAAGAACTGAGATGTCATTGCTAAGGTCAATTATGCATCACAATTGAGGAGGTGAAATGGCATTGCTCTGGTCCAAGTTGGTGTTATGAACAAACGCTAGGCATATAATTTCTCACTGAAAATCAGAGTAAACACATGCTTCAAAGTACTATATTGATGGTATAAGGGATCTGGAGTTACTCTTTCCGCAaggaaattattatatatgtaattaagttTGAAAGCCCATTTCatggaaaaaacaaagatatgaaaccaATTACAGAGTAAATATGTAGTATTTTCtctgcttctacttctgcaAGACGAATATACGCTTGTGGTTCACCTCATTTATGCGAAAAAGAAGAGCATGAAAATTTCAATAGTGTTAATTAAGACGAAATTTTATATTGCGATGCGATAGAGTAGGTACATAGATGCAAGGaagatatcatatattttttgaattccgatagttttttaaaactttttttttttcataagcataaatcaattattatagattttagAATATgactatgttttgatttttctcatttttatgtCAACTCTATCCCCGTATGAGCAATGAGCACTTACCTttcagatgtttttttttttttcttttttttttttttgcggatGCTGGAAACCAATTATGATGGTGTCTATACGTGTATGGAAAAGTTATCCCTCTCTCTTCTCCGAGCTGAAATCAAGTATACGTCATTGTTAGTGTCTAAAAGTAACAGGTTGTTTCTCGtattaaaaaatgtgtgttAGTACTGGATTGAAAcgggaaaaacaaaacatcaaatatgaGATTTGTTCTTTCAGTCATGGTTCTAACCGGTCAGTTTTTTGTACTTCAAACCTTTTATCTAGGAGTCCCTCCGAATACTTCTTATTCCTGACATCAAGAGATATGTTATCGCTTAAAATCATTACACATAAGCAAATTAAATAAGCAAATGACCAAAGCAATGATGAATTATTTTACTATGTTATCGTTTATTTTTCAAGAAATGATAAATCAAAATCGTCCAAATAAACATGGAAAACAAACAACGTTGCAACGTTGCAAGGTTTCAACGAAGAAAAATGGAGATTCTCATTAAGTCTAATTAAACGTTTCAGCTTTCTACCATTCCTTCAATAACTCTTAAAAGCAAGACTCTCCACATCTCTCAGGAAAGTTAATCGTCATAAGTTGACTCCCGTAACTCCGTAAGTACATCGATAAATATGAAACTACCTTTTACTCTTTCCAGGGTTTATGTTCCTATCAAATCTCAACAACCACCTCGCCATCAAAATTAAGATCACCCTCCGGAATCATCGGAGATCTACTTTGCATCGTCTACCGATCCGAAAGATCGCTTGACTAACAAAATGCAAGATAATCATAATTCACCATATTAGAGAAATAATTGAAGGAACAGTAGTCATACCATTCGATGTTCTTCGATGGTTCTTCAAGCACATAAAATGTGTTTGATTTCTCAATCGTAATCCTAACATCAGCAcagtttttcttatttgttgcaTGCTCTGTCGTCTAACAACCGCTAATAAATACTTCAATAGAAGATGAAAGTGACTGAACGGCCGGTGAAACTTTCTCTATATTGTCCGCCAGGGGGCACAATGGCTGTAGCCATAccatttagaaacaaaaagtgaaataattcaaaaatctAATGAAGTAAAAAACCGATCAACTTCCATCATTTGGTGAGAAAGATGAGGTTCTTATAAGGAGTTAGTATAGTAAAGCTATATATGTAATTACTAACTCCTTATTCCTTATTAGTTCTAAGAAAAACACTACCtgattttgtgtttcattgttGTTTGCTTTTGGGGATTTGATTTCTATTGAAAGCCAAAACTGATTATGTTGAGGAGGGGGAGAAAAATTGTAATGATGTACTTACGGGAGATGTGGAGAGAATCTTGCTTATGAGATCCTAACACGATGAACTTATAAAAGAGTAACCaggaaaagattaaaaaaaaactgaaacgaTTAAAATTCATGGGAAACCGCACTTTTAAATTGGTTTATAATCCTAATTCATGATGTTAAAATGTGTCGATAATGTTTTGATTGTTTGCTAACGTGGAAATTTGGgagtaatctatatatacattttccaagtacatttagcaaataaatcctgaagttgccACATATTTACAAGACTGTCATTGGCATTaattcttaatttgtttttcatttaattaattaatattaagtttttatttttgaaaacaagatttctccACCTAAATAACTTTCCAAAACAATTGGAACAACTCAccttaacattaagtattaattttataatttatttaattaatactaattttcaattttacaaaacaatattctCTCTAtacacaaatttcctaaataatCGGtctaaccaaaaaataaattgatttttgaaCTTGGAGGAGGATCCGTGGCCGATATTTTTGATCTCAACGCATTGATTTCCTCCTAAAATatatcttcaaaatcaaaaataaaatatatcattcaaaaaaactaacggtatgattttaaaaggtaacaaacatatttaccattcaatttgatatcttattcaaagaataacaataaaatataaaagatattgcttgctcacagatttacttttattttgtattacatatttaaaaataatttttattttaacgggtttcatatgatgagtttttgc encodes the following:
- the LOC104759135 gene encoding glutathione S-transferase U17-like: MYPYEWCIVSRTSLLTLYYAEGEGNALLEKAFIDYSKGKPFFNGDNISYLDIFLGSFLAWLRVTELAASHKLLDDEAKTPSLCKWAELFCNGPAVKPVMPETAKLAEFAKKIFAKSQA